GCAAGGGCGCACGCAGGTTGTCTTTGGTGATGGAAATCCAAACGCAGATATTATGTTTATTGGAGAAGGCCCTGGCTTTTATGAGGACAAACAGGGAAAACCCTTTGTTGGAGCTGCAGGGAAGCTCTTAACAGAGCTTCTAGAGTCCATCGGGCTTAAGCGGGAGGATGTCTATATAACCAACGTCGTAAAGTGCAGACCGCCTAAAAATAGAGACCCAAAGCCAGAAGAAATAGAAGTTTGTACAAACCGGTATTTATTTACCCAGATTGAAGAGATTAAGCCCAAAGTAATCGCGACGCTTGGACGTTTCGCTTCAGCGGTTATTCTCGGCCTAAAAGATGTTTCAATGGGGCGGGTCCATGGGCAAAAATTTAAAAGAGAAGGACGTTTCATAGTGCCGATATACCATCCGGCAGCCGCTCTTCATTCCCGCGCAAATCTGGGGCCGTTATCGGAAGATTTTGCGAAGCTGAAAGAGTACCTTGAGGAACCGGAGGTAAGGTTGGAAGCAACCAGCGAACCTGAAGTAGAGCAGATGGGATTATTTTAATGGTCTATGAGCAATGATCGGACGTTATGATTAGCATTGTTTCTCATTCGTCTGAGGAAACGTGGGAGCTGGCAAGAAAGCTGGCTCCTACCTTATCTAAAGGCGATTTGATTAGTTTAACTGGTGATCTTGGGGCCGGCAAAACAGTCTTTACGCAAGGTGTAGCTGCTGGCTTAGGGATTGTTGAGCCGGTTACCAGCCCTACTTTCACTATTATAAAAGAATATGATGAGGGGGTTTTTCCTCTCTATCACTTTGATGTTTACCGCTTATCGTCCCCTGATGAGCTTGAGGAGCTTGGTTTTGATGAGTATTTTTATGGAGACGGTATCACGATAGTTGAGTGGGGCGACAAAATCGAGGAACTCCTACCCGATGTACGGCTGGAGGTGCGGATACTAAGGTTAATCGATGAGTCTTATCGGCGCATAGAGATAAATCCGTACGGCGATGAATGGCGGCAAAAAGTTAAGAATTGGTTATCTGGAGACTAAATGTTAGCACTTGCCTTTGATACATCAAGCCCTGTTTTAACTATCGCCATAGGCGACCAGGAAAAGATAATAAACGATGCTAATATATGGCTTCCAAGAGGCCATATGGCGAAACTTATTCCAGCTATCGATGAGCTATTGAATGTATCAGGATTAGATATTGGTGACATCGAAGTCATTGTAATTGGAAGTGGTCCGGGGTCGTATACAGGTCTTCGTATTGGTATGGTTATGGCCCGTACCTTTGCTCAGATGCTTGATATTCCGATAATTGGCATACCAAGTCTTGATGCAATTGCTAATCACAATAAACATTATGGATCACCGGTGTGCCCAGTTACCGATGCAAAGAGAGGAGAGGTCTATACAGCTCTATATCAATCCGCTAAT
The nucleotide sequence above comes from Bacillota bacterium. Encoded proteins:
- a CDS encoding uracil-DNA glycosylase gives rise to the protein MMESSKDCMLCPLAKQGRTQVVFGDGNPNADIMFIGEGPGFYEDKQGKPFVGAAGKLLTELLESIGLKREDVYITNVVKCRPPKNRDPKPEEIEVCTNRYLFTQIEEIKPKVIATLGRFASAVILGLKDVSMGRVHGQKFKREGRFIVPIYHPAAALHSRANLGPLSEDFAKLKEYLEEPEVRLEATSEPEVEQMGLF
- the tsaE gene encoding tRNA (adenosine(37)-N6)-threonylcarbamoyltransferase complex ATPase subunit type 1 TsaE, giving the protein MISIVSHSSEETWELARKLAPTLSKGDLISLTGDLGAGKTVFTQGVAAGLGIVEPVTSPTFTIIKEYDEGVFPLYHFDVYRLSSPDELEELGFDEYFYGDGITIVEWGDKIEELLPDVRLEVRILRLIDESYRRIEINPYGDEWRQKVKNWLSGD
- the tsaB gene encoding tRNA (adenosine(37)-N6)-threonylcarbamoyltransferase complex dimerization subunit type 1 TsaB — its product is MLALAFDTSSPVLTIAIGDQEKIINDANIWLPRGHMAKLIPAIDELLNVSGLDIGDIEVIVIGSGPGSYTGLRIGMVMARTFAQMLDIPIIGIPSLDAIANHNKHYGSPVCPVTDAKRGEVYTALYQSANGATERIMDFRAVRPDELADVLLIEGYGNIVITGDALKLYSDVFARVLGDRAKFASEEDWWPRASDLIDLARPRVAAGDFDDLRQLLPIYVRLSQAEEMWEKRHRG